In Plasmodium reichenowi strain SY57 chromosome 1, whole genome shotgun sequence, the following are encoded in one genomic region:
- a CDS encoding cyclase-associated protein, putative, whose product MTSEGSIQLKDDQWDVINYKDGKIVKLSQVELNNAVNIYNCENTTFVIENNKFKSLQIEKCVKCNVVLNNLISSIEIINSKKVKIQVLGKSSSISIDKCTGVEFYLSKENVECEFTTALSSEMNIHIQGQDEEWTEVTIPEQFQHHLENGKLTTRVSDLYKF is encoded by the exons ATGACAAGTGAAGGAA gTATACAACTTAAAGATGATCAGTGGGATGTTATAAATTACAAAGATGGGAAGATCGTTAAATTATCACAAGTAGAATTAAACAATGCtgtgaatatatataattgtgAGAATACAACTTTTGtaatagaaaataataaatttaaatcTTTACAAATAGAGAAATGTGTAAAATGTAATGTtgtattaaataatttaatatcttctattgaaataataaattctAAAAAAGTTAAAATACAAGTACTCGGAAAAAGCTCATCTATATCTATAGATAAATGTACAGGTGTagaattttatttatctaAAGAAAATGTAGAATGTGAATTTACAACTGCTTTATCATCTGAAATGAATATTCATATTCAAGGACAGGATGAAGAATGGACGGAAGTAACTATACCTGAACAATTCCAGCATCACCTAGAAAATGGAAAGTTAACTACAAGAGTTTCTGAtttgtataaattttaa
- a CDS encoding hypothetical protein (conserved Plasmodium protein, unknown function~transcript variant 1; alternatively spliced) encodes MKLWLIFCFLFLLSNNFIWAKQDDEVKKNKRYMLRKKFKNKKIHIMENEPNKIFLQVQSKHIYDPTGVFRDMHNFALGASTIYFSRLMWGAIIFVIMFILVSIIGIYLYVDNLENTLSHKNKHHKNVMNHYIVNPNPMHN; translated from the exons atgaaattatggttgattttttgttttttatttttactttcAAATAATTTCATATGGGCGAAGCAAGATGATGAggtgaaaaaaaataaaagatatatgtTGAGAAAGAAATTTAAGAATAAGAAAATACACATAATGGAAAATGAAccaaataaaatttttttacaaGTACAATcaaaacatatatatgacCCTACTGGTGTATTTAGAG ATATGCATAATTTTGCATTAGGTGCGTCTACTATTTATTTCTCGAGGCTCATGTGGGGTGctattatatttgtaataatGTTTATACTTGTATCAATAATaggtatatatttatatgttgATAACCTGGAAAATACATTATCTCATAAGAATAAACATCATAAGAATGTTATGAATCATTATATAGTTAATCCAAATCCTATGCATAATTAA
- a CDS encoding hypothetical protein (conserved Plasmodium protein, unknown function), producing MNHLFSFQINLNDIFTGDNIKKSENSCDYCIKRKRVCKCDTIKEELGSEHISILNDLVDLKKYYDEVCEKIVDKYQDVVHRFEYDKDIVKYIKKHNINDEIECVDWLYFYELLKERKILENIINTKEDKDNVTSLNSFHINEEANFISCINYYLKINKYNNVQHNWMGMSLNPFNEYINNNYNFDIFNKNENIDDINKEKKNDFLNYHSLLKMKNEKEDLYNERKKDDILLYKDKKFYPLYYYSYILYENEKWISGINNTGNILHLENIEYVWNKTVREGNKIKLFHLITCDCLKIKDIHNIYMNNKEISKDKIKIIEESIHIERILCISQLVCSLGMINIGGCFIMKIKLSFDNFLLSIFSILSICFKKVDVYRPSCCYLQNVIFLIGIHFNGITSIFLSCLNNWVQLAQKEIVPLLSCNDKNNVENNIGNVKENEQKEIKLNDNILHYNRKEHIMWDYINHSIIPLKWIKSNYIKEYKNCINHFIEYIIYELKKCINVSNISLIKKNIENTKNTYISQFFEEHKIIDIKKKDKLIYKFMDHIYEDVNLLNETYHEENKDKINDHKYNNIDNVSISSEDINNETFFNNNINNADNKNWLKINNSILYETEEKGIYFRNTYYKNNYCNENIKKYRKKITALLKKIKFKNISNNHDNNINLEDEDDINENKKTTNNYHNNNNNNNKNELFQLDEYIIKKRKFSMDKNLILKHHLEFENLLKKQVYFTSKNWFKSYLHNNVEKYNNSFFLKKKNTFKDILKCRYYLYYNNYDIHINSFKQILKQYEPLNISYINYELHANVIDCLFTLTNCANLNIFQNSLFLQQFIVISNEQNVYNFFSKFQSGHYVYFDAKIQSHILSEHGSKKRGAEHSETFLNLDDMYENKKSYKAISELLISYIKDKNSCSFIYLDMNSIYPNFVDVVEKELKIKNYLVGSLIIAYNFLKKNGNMIIRLSSVLTFFTAGLIYILFCSFDRIEFFVPPSCDDISLDIFLYCHNFNENYIYRHYIQFIWDALICNKHIDEKLFNMDEKKKLDKPINKKRKADLYFSVPMYYLMNKHFVMFLKKFNSFYFKHHINVCLNFMKEPKYFYHNKILIKSLLTHFFKAYVIQGKTFENVYKSIGMSFDNFYEGREDSDDEDEDEDEDEENKKKQEQEEEEEEEQEEEKEKTHEAYDEDKSFKAFLHLNRKESHEKNQFEFYSSDSNYSIMCEYKNVPSEISISESAWDSS from the exons ATGAATCATCTGTTCAGCTttcaaataaatttaaatgaCATCTTTACAGGTGATAACATCAAAAAATCAGAGAACAGTTGTGATTATTGTATTAAAAGGAAAAGGGTATGTAAATGTGACACTATAAAAGAGGAACTGGGAAG CGAACATATATCCATTTTGAACGACCTGGTAGATCTGAAGAAATATTACGATGAAGTGTGCGAAAAGATTGTTGATAAATATCAAGACGTTGTTCATCGCTTTGAGTACGATAAAGATATAgtgaaatatataaagaagcataatataaatgatgagATAGAATGTGTAGATTggttatatttttatgagttattaaaagaaaggaaaattcttgaaaatataattaacaCAAAAGAAGATAAGGATAATGTGACATCATTGAATAGTTTCcatataaatgaagaagcaaattttataagttgtataaattattatttaaaaataaataaatataataatgttcAGCATAATTGGATGGGTATGAGTTTAAATCCttttaatgaatatataaataataattataattttgatatatttaataaaaatgaaaatattgatgatataaataaagaaaagaaaaatgattttttgaattatcattcattattaaaaatgaaaaatgaaaaagaagatttatataatgaaagaaaaaaagatgatatattattatataaagataaaaaattttatcctttatattattattcatatatattatatgaaaatgaaaaatggATCTCTGGTATCAATAATACAGGgaatatattacatttagAAAATATTGAATATGTATGGAATAAGACAGTTCGAGAAggtaataaaataaagttatttcatttaattaCGTGTGACtgtttaaaaataaaggatattcataatatttatatgaataacaAAGAAATAAGCAAggataaaataaaaataatagagGAAAGTATTCATATAGAACgaatattatgtataagTCAATTAGTATGTTCTTTAGGTATGATAAATATTGGAGGatgttttattatgaaaataaaattatcttttgataatttccttttatcaattttttctattctttcaatatgttttaaaaaagttGATGTTTATAGACCATCGTGTTGTTATTTAcaaaatgtaatatttttgataGGAATCCATTTTAATGGAATAACATCTATATTTCTGTCCTGTTTAAATAATTGGGTTCAGTTAGCACAAAAAGAAATTGTTCCCCTATTAAGTTGTAATGATAAAAACAACgttgaaaataatattggaaatgtaaaagaaaatgaacAGAAAGAAATTAAACTTAATGATAACAttcttcattataataGGAAAGAGCATATTATGTGggattatataaatcataGTATTATACCATTGAAATGGATTAAAAGcaattatataaaagaatataaaaattgtataaatcattttattgaatatataatatatgaattaaaaaaatgtattaatGTATCAAATATAAGcttaattaaaaagaatatagaaaatacaaagaatacttatatatcccaattttttgaagaacataaaattatcgatattaaaaaaaaagataaacttatatacaaatttatggatcatatatatgaggatgttaatttattaaatgaaacgtatcatgaagaaaataaagataaaataaatgatcataaatataataacattgATAATGTTAGTATATCATCAGAAGATATAAACAATgaaacattttttaataataatattaacaatgcagataataagaattggttaaaaataaataattctattttatatgaaacCGAAGAAAAAGGTATTTATTTTAgaaatacatattataaaaataattattgtaatgagaatataaaaaaatatcgaaaaaaaataacagccttattaaaaaaaataaaatttaaaaatattagtaataatcatgataataatataaatttagaagatgaagatgatataaacgaaaataaaaaaacaacaaataattatcataataataataataataataataaaaatgaattattcCAACttgatgaatatattataaaaaaaaggaaatttAGTATggataaaaatttaattttaaaacatCATTTAGAATTtgaaaatttattaaaaaaacaagTTTATTTTACAAGTAAAAACTGGTTTAAATCTTATTTACACAATAATgtagaaaaatataataattcgttttttttaaaaaagaagaataCTTTTAAAGATATCCTAAAATGTagatattatttatattataataattatgatatacatattaatagttttaaacaaatattaaaacaaTATGAACCATTAAATATCTCgtatataaattatgaGTTGCATGCAAATGTAATCGATTGTCTTTTTACTCTTACAAATTGTGCAaatttgaatatttttcaaaatagtttatttttacaacAATTTATAGTTATAAGTAATGAACAAAATGTCTATAActttttttcaaaatttCAAAGTGGTCACTATGTTTATTTTGATGCGAAAATTCAATCTCATATTTTATCGGAGCATG gaTCGAAGAAACGTGGCGCAGAACATTCTGAAACATTCCTTAATCTAGATGATATGTACGAAAATAAAAAGTCGTACAAAGCGATAAGCGAATTATTAATTAGTTATATAAAGGATAAGAATAGTTGctcatttatttatttagaTATGAATAGTATATATCCAAATTTTGTAGATGTAGTAGAgaaagaattaaaaataaaaaattatttggTGGGTAGTTTAATTATAGCttacaattttttaaaaaagaatggGAATATGATAATACGTTTAAGTAGTGTTCTTACATTTTTTACGGCAGGgttaatttatattttattttgttcatttgATAGAATAGAGTTTTTTGTTCCACCTTCATGTGATGATATTAGTTtggatatatttttatattgtcACAACtttaatgaaaattatatatatcgtcattatatacaatttaTATGGGATGCtttaatatgtaataaacATATTGATGAAAAATTGTTTAATATGGATgaaaagaagaaattaGATAAGcctataaataaaaaaaggaaagCCGATCTCTATTTTTCTGTTCCtatgtattatttaatgaataaacattttgtaatgtttttaaaaaaatttaattctttttattttaaacaCCATATTAATGTATGTTTGAATTTTATGAAGGAGCCAAAATATTTCtatcataataaaattttgatAAAATCTTTGTTGACCCATTTTTTTAAGGCATATGTTATTCAGGGGAAAACATTTGAAAATGTATATAAGTCCATAGGAATGAGTTTtgataatttttatgaagGAAGAGAAGATAGtgatgatgaagatgaaGATGAAGACGAAGAcgaagaaaataaaaagaaacaGGAACAggaagaagaagaagaagaagagCAAGAAgaggaaaaagaaaaaacacATGAAGCATATGATGAAGATAAAAGTTTTAAAGCTTTTTTGCATTTAAATAGAAAAGAATCACATGAGAAAAACCAATTTGAATTTTATTCGAGCGATTCTAATTATTCAATAATGtgtgaatataaaaatgtgcCGAGTGAAATATCTATATCTGAGTCAGCATGGGACAGTTCctag
- a CDS encoding hypothetical protein (conserved Plasmodium protein, unknown function): MALKLCKRFLRSNTKKPIFSKARDNLKERFDDDNYSGLEDNSFDSPLKASDEFPSYMQPSEKNSSWSEEWRDENLKLREKENRYNLSVSDNYAYSVPYNYKIVIPNKGKNIKDEKDKRKKLLNDEKYIKEEYSRDVSNTLNYSDFCGFRNPTLSTFENYRYWQDSGFKKFMNRIFPIKIPEHRKIDPLLREYIYFLHSFDPYRFTFKRLSERYLFPENVIRSIYKEESVKRFLEDYHLCDDKTKRISKKEAVLKIKELIYSKKIGYKDIGDYENIKNEQDEFCGHKNTFDQINRQIIQVESISAFPLPDRRNPVPKRVDIDMTVCNTSNVKIMNWINPNDKVIF, encoded by the coding sequence atggCTCTAAAACTATGCAAAAGATTTCTACGAAGTAATACTAAGAAGCCTATTTTTTCTAAGGCAAGagataatttaaaagaacgttttgatgatgataattattCAGGTTTAGAAGATAATTCATTTGATAGCCCCTTAAAGGCTTCGGATGAATTTCCTTCTTATATGCAACCTTCTGAAAAGAATAGTAGTTGGTCAGAAGAATGGCGAGATGAAAATTTAAAGTTAAGAGAAAAAGAGAACAGATATAATTTGAGTGTATCAGATAATTATGCTTATAGTGTtccatataattataagaTAGTTATACCTAATAAAGgaaagaatataaaagatgaaaaggataaaaggaaaaaattattaaatgatgaaaaatatataaaagaagaatataGTAGAGATGTAAGTAATACATTAAATTATAGTGATTTTTGTGGCTTTCGAAATCCAACACTTTCAACATTTGAAAATTATAGATATTGGCAAGATAGTggttttaaaaaatttatgaaCCGTATATTTCCTATAAAGATACCAGAACATAGAAAAATTGATCCTTTGTTAAGAgagtatatatatttcttacATTCCTTTGATCCTTATCGTTTTACATTCAAAAGGTTAAGTGAAAGATATTTGTTTCCTGAAAATGTTATACgttctatatataaagaagaaaGTGTAAAACGTTTCTTAGAAGATTATCACTTATGTGATGATAAAACTAAAAGAATATCTAAGAAAGAAGCagttttaaaaattaaagaattaatctattcaaaaaaaattggatataaagatataggagattatgaaaatataaaaaatgaacaagATGAATTCTGTGGtcataaaaatacatttgATCAAATTAATAGACAAATTATACAAGTTGAATCTATATCAGCATTTCCATTACCAGACAGAAGAAACCCTGTACCAAAAAGAGTTGATATTGATATGACAGTTTGTAATACTTCAAAtgtaaaaattatgaactGGATTAACCCTAACGATAAGGTCATATTTTAG
- a CDS encoding hypothetical protein (conserved Plasmodium protein, unknown function~transcript variant 2; alternatively spliced): protein MKLWLIFCFLFLLSNNFIWAKQDDEVKKNKRYMLRKKFKNKKIHIMENEPNKIFLQVQSKHIYDPTGVFRGASTIYFSRLMWGAIIFVIMFILVSIIGIYLYVDNLENTLSHKNKHHKNVMNHYIVNPNPMHN from the exons atgaaattatggttgattttttgttttttatttttactttcAAATAATTTCATATGGGCGAAGCAAGATGATGAggtgaaaaaaaataaaagatatatgtTGAGAAAGAAATTTAAGAATAAGAAAATACACATAATGGAAAATGAAccaaataaaatttttttacaaGTACAATcaaaacatatatatgacCCTACTGGTGTATTTAGAG GTGCGTCTACTATTTATTTCTCGAGGCTCATGTGGGGTGctattatatttgtaataatGTTTATACTTGTATCAATAATaggtatatatttatatgttgATAACCTGGAAAATACATTATCTCATAAGAATAAACATCATAAGAATGTTATGAATCATTATATAGTTAATCCAAATCCTATGCATAATTAA